One window of the Trifolium pratense cultivar HEN17-A07 linkage group LG2, ARS_RC_1.1, whole genome shotgun sequence genome contains the following:
- the LOC123906574 gene encoding uncharacterized protein LOC123906574 codes for MTIWKWFWNEEVAPPPVVLVPPLFDFPPIAARNRMLESSYDVVFGKLALRCLFNDYFQEPKHFVTRIMLKPIDDPHVDLIATVSGPLDQKPEENITGNASFRWQSDVNDPHTFVDLYVSTSDPVLQMRSCSYYPRYGFGAFGVFPLLLKKRETSQDYGLMGLRYGSGNLSFGVTLKPFFMKDELPKSAWLVSKIGRLTAGVQYEPHHANAKLSNLMNWSCALGYGVGSGSPLSPSFNFSLELVKSSQFVASFYQHMVVQRRVKNPLEENTVVGITNYIDFGFELQTSVDDAIAANSISDSTFQIGASWQANKNFLLKAKVGPKSSTMALAFKSWWKPSFTFNISATRDRADGKLQYGFGLQSESLREASYQRADPNFVMLTPSKEHLAEGIVWQTGKRPMLKSDIDAGHFDGLPREMRPLDKIL; via the exons ATGACGATATGGAAGTGGTTTTGGAATGAGGAGGTAGCACCACCGCCGGTGGTTCTAGTTCCGCCGCTGTTCGATTTCCCTCCGATAGCCGCCCGTAACAGAATGCTTGAATCTTCATACGACGTCGTTTTCGGAAAACTCGCGTTGAGGTGTCTCTTCAATGATTACTTTCAAGAACCGAAGCATTTCGTTACAAGAATCATGCTCAAACCAATCGATGATCCTCACGTCGATCTCATCGCAACA gtttcaGGTCCTCTTGATCAAAAGCCTGAAGAAAACATCACCGGAAATGCATCGTTTCGCTGGCAAAG TGATGTAAATGATCCTCATACATTTGTGGACCTTTATGTATCGACATCTGATCC GGTTTTGCAGATGCGGTCATGTTCTTACTATCCCAGATATGGATTTGGGGCCTTTGGAGTGTTCCCTTTGCTGTTGAAGAAAAG AGAAACCTCCCAAGATTATGGCCTGATGGGACTGAGATATGGTTCTGGAAATCTATCATTTGGAGTCACACTTAAGCCTTTTTTCA TGAAAGATGAATTACCAAAAAGTGCATGGCTGGTGAGCAAGATAGGAAGGCTGACGGCTGGGGTGCAGTATGAGCCACACC ATGCAAATGCAAAACTTTCAAATTTGATGAACTGGAGTTGTGCCTTGGGTTATGGCGTGGGATCAGGCAGCCCTTTGAGCCCGTCTTTCAATTTCAGTCTTGAGCTTGTCAAAAGCTCTCAG TTTGTCGCCTCCTTCTATCAGCATATGGTTGTTCAAAGACGG GTGAAGAACCCCCTTGAAGAGAATACTGTTGTTGGAATTACAAACTACATTGACTTTGGGTTTGAGTTACAAACAAG TGTTGATGATGCGATAGCAGCAAACAGTATCTCAGACTCCACTTTTCAAATAGGTGCATCCTGGCAAGCCAATAAGAACTTCTTGCTGAAG GCAAAAGTTGGACCTAAAAGCTCAACAATGGCTCTTGCATTCAAGTCATGGTGGAAACCTTCTTTCACATTCAACATTTCAG CCACCAGAGACCGTGCAGACGGGAAACTGCAATATGGATTTGGCCTCCAAAGTGAAAGTCTCAGAGAAGCCAG CTATCAAAGAGCCGATCCCAATTTCGTAATGCTCACACCAAGCAAGGAGCACCTAGCTGAGGGCATTGTTTGGCAAACCGGAAAACGACCTATGCTAAAATCTGACATAGATGCTGGACATTTTGATGGCTTACCGAGAGAAATGAGACCTCTTGACAAAATTTTGTAA
- the LOC123906575 gene encoding protease Do-like 1, chloroplastic has product MAITSSSSSLISTFFFNSSSFTRSIITKPKSIHLQKPSHLISHPTLFLLHPPPKTPSTKTTLSLPKLTIPKTCFDSLFILCTSIALSFTLFISNVDSASAFVVTSPRKLQSDELATVRLFQENTPSVVYITNLAVKQDVFTLDVLEVPQGSGSGFVWDKDGHIVTNYHVIRGASDLRVTLADQSTYDAKVVGFDQDKDVAVLRVDAPKEKLRPIPVGVSADLLVGQKVFAIGNPFGLDHTLTTGVISGLRREISSAATGRPIQDVIQTDAAINPGNSGGPLLDSSGNLIGINTAIYSPSGASSGVGFSIPVDTVNGIVDQLVKFGKVTRPILGIKFAPDQSVEQLGVSGVLVLDAPATGPAGKAGLQSTKRDAYGRLILGDIITSVNGTKVTNGSDLYRILDQCEVGDKVIVEVLRGDHKEKIPVTLEPKADES; this is encoded by the exons ATGGCCATTACTTCTTCATCCTCTTCACTCATTTCCACATTCTTCTTCAACTCTTCTTCATTCACTCGTTCCATAATCACCAAACCAAAATCCATTCATCTTCAAAAACCAAGTCACTTAATTTCTCACCCCACCCTTTTCCTACTACACCCTCCACCTAAAACAccatcaacaaaaacaacactTTCACTTCCAAAACTTACTATACCTAAAACATGTTTTGATTCTCTTTTCATTTTATGCACTTCAATTGCACTCTCTTTCACTCTCTTCATTTCAAATGTTGATTCAGCTTCTGCTTTTGTTGTAACTTCTCCAAGGAAGTTGCAATCTGATGAACTTGCTACTGTTCGTCTCTTCCAAGAGAATACTCCTTCTGTTGTTTATATAACTAACCTTGCTGTCAA GCAGGATGTGTTTACTTTGGATGTGTTGGAGGTTCCTCAAGGATCTGGCTCAGGTTTCGTTTGGGATAAGGATGGTCATATAGTCACCAATTATCACGTTATCAGGGGTGCTTCTGATCTCAG GGTCACTCTTGCTGACCAATCAACATACGATGCAAAAGTTGTTGGTTTTGACCAAGACAAGGATGTTGCCGTGCTGCGCGTTGATGCTCCTAAAGAGAAGCTCAGGCCTATACCTGTTGGTGTCTCTGCAGACTTGCTTGTTGGTCAGAAAGTGTTCGCTATTGGAAATCCG TTCGGACTTGACCACACTCTTACAACCGGAGTCATCAG TGGACTTCGGAGAGAAATTAGTTCAGCTGCAACCGGTCGTCCTATTCAAGACGTTATTCAGACTGATGCAGCAATTAATCCTGGTAACAGTGGAGGGCCACTCCTTGATAGTTCTGGAAACCTCATTGGGATAAATACAGCCATATACTCTCCATCTGGTGCATCCTCCGGTGTTGGATTTTCTATTCCTGTCGATACT gtAAATGGCATTGTTGATCAATTGGTGAAGTTCGGGAAGGTTACTAGACCTATATTAGGGATCAAATTTGCTCCAGATCAATCTGTGGAGCAATTAGGGGTAAGTGGAGTGCTTGTCTTGGATGCTCCTGCCACTGGTCCAGCCGGGAAAgca GGCTTACAATCAACGAAGCGTGATGCATACGGTAGACTTATTTTAGGAGACATCATAACATCTGTGAATGGTACGAAGGTTACTAATGGAAGTGACTTGTACAGAATTCTTGATCAATGTGAAGTTGGTGACAAG GTGATTGTGGAGGTGTTGCGAGGCGACCACAAAGAAAAGATTCCTGTCACTCTTGAGCCAAAGGCCGACGAATCATGA
- the LOC123906576 gene encoding carbonic anhydrase, chloroplastic isoform X1, producing the protein MSTSSINGFSLSSLSHAKTSIKKTTLRPFASLNSSSSSSSSNFPSLIQDKPVFASSSPFITPILREEMGKGYEEAIQELEKLLREKADLKATAAEKVEQITAQLGSVTAQAASSSDGIPTSEASERIKTGFIHFKKEKYDKNPALYGELAKGQSPPYMVFACSDSRVCPSHVLDFQPGEAFVVRNVANLVPPYDQAKYAGTGAAIEYAVLHLKVSNIVVIGHSACGGIKGLLSFPFDGPYSTDFIEEWVKIGLPAKAKVKSKHGDAPFGELCTHCEKEAVNASLGNLLTYPFVREGLVNGTLALKGGYYDFVKGSFELWGLEFGLSSTFSVKDVAAILHWKL; encoded by the exons ATGTCTACCTCTTCCATAAACGGCTTTAGTCTTTCTTCTTTGTCACATGCCAAAACTTCTATCAAGAAAACTACATTGAGACCCTTTGCATCACTtaactcttcttcttcctcttcatcttcTAATTTCCCTTCTCTTATTCAAGACAAACCTGTTTTTGCTTCCTCTTCTCCTTTCATCACTCCAATTTTG AGAGAAGAAATGGGAAAGGGTTATGAAGAAGCAATTCAAGAACTCGAGAAATTGTTGAG GGAGAAGGCCGACTTGAAAGCCACGGCAGCTGAAAAGGTTGAACAAATAACAGCTCAACTTGGATCAGTTACAGCTCAAGCTGCATCATCATCTGATGGTATTCCAACATCTGAAGCCTCAGAGAGGATCAAAACTGGTTTCATTCACttcaagaaagagaaatatgA CAAGAATCCAGCTTTGTATGGTGAACTTGCCAAAGGCCAAAGCCCCCCG tATATGGTGTTTGCATGCTCAGACTCAAGAGTCTGCCCATCTCATGTGCTAGATTTCCAGCCAGGAGAAGCTTTTGTGGTCAGAAATGTTGCTAACTTGGTTCCACCATATGACCAG GCAAAATATGCTGGAACTGGAGCTGCTATTGAGTATGCAGTTCTGCATCTCAAG gTTTCCAACATTGTGGTCATTGGACACAGTGCTTGTGGTGGTATTAAGGGGCTTTTGTCTTTTCCATTTGATGGACCCTACTCCAC TGATTTCATTGAGGAGTGGGTCAAAATTGGTTTACCTGCAAAGGCAAAGGTGAAATCAAAGCATGGAGATGCACCTTTTGGAGAGCTATGCACACATTGTGAGAAG GAAGCTGTGAATGCTTCACTTGGAAACCTTCTAACCTATCCATTTGTGAGAGAGGGTTTGGTGAACGGAACATTGGCACTAAAAGGAGGATACTATGACTTTGTGAAGGGATCTTTTGAGCTTTGGGGACTTGAATTTGGTCTTTCATCCACTTTCTCC GTAAAAGATGTGGCCGCGATTCTACATTGGAAGCTATAA
- the LOC123906576 gene encoding carbonic anhydrase, chloroplastic isoform X2, with product MSTSSINGFSLSSLSHAKTSIKKTTLRPFASLNSSSSSSSSNFPSLIQDKPVFASSSPFITPILREEMGKGYEEAIQELEKLLREKADLKATAAEKVEQITAQLGSVTAQAASSSDGIPTSEASERIKTGFIHFKKEKYDKNPALYGELAKGQSPPYMVFACSDSRVCPSHVLDFQPGEAFVVRNVANLVPPYDQAKYAGTGAAIEYAVLHLKVSNIVVIGHSACGGIKGLLSFPFDGPYSTDFIEEWVKIGLPAKAKVKSKHGDAPFGELCTHCEKEAVNASLGNLLTYPFVREGLVNGTLALKGGYYDFVKGSFELWGLEFGLSSTFSV from the exons ATGTCTACCTCTTCCATAAACGGCTTTAGTCTTTCTTCTTTGTCACATGCCAAAACTTCTATCAAGAAAACTACATTGAGACCCTTTGCATCACTtaactcttcttcttcctcttcatcttcTAATTTCCCTTCTCTTATTCAAGACAAACCTGTTTTTGCTTCCTCTTCTCCTTTCATCACTCCAATTTTG AGAGAAGAAATGGGAAAGGGTTATGAAGAAGCAATTCAAGAACTCGAGAAATTGTTGAG GGAGAAGGCCGACTTGAAAGCCACGGCAGCTGAAAAGGTTGAACAAATAACAGCTCAACTTGGATCAGTTACAGCTCAAGCTGCATCATCATCTGATGGTATTCCAACATCTGAAGCCTCAGAGAGGATCAAAACTGGTTTCATTCACttcaagaaagagaaatatgA CAAGAATCCAGCTTTGTATGGTGAACTTGCCAAAGGCCAAAGCCCCCCG tATATGGTGTTTGCATGCTCAGACTCAAGAGTCTGCCCATCTCATGTGCTAGATTTCCAGCCAGGAGAAGCTTTTGTGGTCAGAAATGTTGCTAACTTGGTTCCACCATATGACCAG GCAAAATATGCTGGAACTGGAGCTGCTATTGAGTATGCAGTTCTGCATCTCAAG gTTTCCAACATTGTGGTCATTGGACACAGTGCTTGTGGTGGTATTAAGGGGCTTTTGTCTTTTCCATTTGATGGACCCTACTCCAC TGATTTCATTGAGGAGTGGGTCAAAATTGGTTTACCTGCAAAGGCAAAGGTGAAATCAAAGCATGGAGATGCACCTTTTGGAGAGCTATGCACACATTGTGAGAAG GAAGCTGTGAATGCTTCACTTGGAAACCTTCTAACCTATCCATTTGTGAGAGAGGGTTTGGTGAACGGAACATTGGCACTAAAAGGAGGATACTATGACTTTGTGAAGGGATCTTTTGAGCTTTGGGGACTTGAATTTGGTCTTTCATCCACTTTCTCCGTATGA
- the LOC123906577 gene encoding 50S ribosomal protein L3-2, mitochondrial-like → MLAFSRGVVSRLRHIAVVPPPPRFFCTDVETKIIRTIEAKPSVMTPNSRRTGLIAVKCGMTALWDKWGARVPISILWVDDNIVSQVKTPEKEGLCAVQIGCGHKKEKHLTKAEVGHFRAQGVDMKRKLHEFPVTEDALLPVGTSLNVRHFVPGQYVDITGITRGKGFQGVLKRHDFEGGSASHGNSKAHRTGGSTGMLGIGRVIKGKKMPGRMGADQRTVKNVWVYKVDPARNLMWVKGQVPGATGNFVFIKDAFYKKPDTSILPFPTYFVPEDEDTDDMKPLVAELGDVDPFMVTD, encoded by the exons ATGTTGGCGTTTTCGAGAGGCGTGGTTTCTCGCCTTCGACATATCGCAGTGGTGCCGCCTCCGCCGCGATTTTTTTGTACTGATGTGGAGACTAAAATTATACGGACGATTGAAGCGAAACCTAGTGTAATGACACCAAATTCACGACGAACTGGTCTTATAGCTGTAAAATGTGGAATGACTGCACTTTGGGATAAATGGGGTGCTAGAGTTCCAATATCTATTCTTTGGGTTGATGACAACATTGTCTCTCAGGTCAAAACACCCGAGAAGGAAGGCTTGTGTGCTGTCCAG ATTGGTTGTGGACACAAGAAGGAGAAACACTTGACAAAGGCTGAAGTGGGTCATTTTAGGGCTCAAGGAGTTGACATGAAGAGGAAGCTTCATGAGTTTCCAGTGACAGAGGATGCACTTCTTCCTGTTGGTACATCGCTCAATGTTCGCCATTTTGTACCCGGCCAGTATGTCGACATCACAGGAATCACTAGAGGAAAAGGTTTTCAG GGTGTATTAAAGAGGCATGACTTTGAGGGAGGTTCAGCAAGCCATGGGAATTCGAAAGCACATAGAACCGGGGGTTCTACAGGAATGCTTGGAATTGGAAGG GTTATTAAAGGTAAAAAGATGCCTGGGAGAATGGGTGCGGACCAAAGAACAGTAAAAAATGTATGGGTCTACAAAGTCGATCCAGCTAGAAATTTGATGTGGGTGAAAGGCCAG GTCCCAGGAGCTACAGGGaactttgtttttataaaagatGCATTCTATAAAAAACCCGACACATCTATACTTCCTTTCCCAACTTACTTTGTGCCGGAAGATGAAGATACAGATGATATGAAACCTTTGGTTGCTGAACTCGGGGATGTCGATCCATTTATGGTTACCGATTAA